The following are encoded together in the Lactuca sativa cultivar Salinas chromosome 1, Lsat_Salinas_v11, whole genome shotgun sequence genome:
- the LOC122195975 gene encoding helicase protein MOM1-like — MNEDKSFSNLSMSEKRKRLMAMVDTRKNSKRKKLEMPYMLEKGEKTNSKKPINGGTKMTKSNSSTLKKKLQNSRRKVKKTKKVSQVGDHNHVAASASDASNERKFNSSEIEEYWVPVHLSHTQMEQYCSLLNSNFESLSSSLRDNSSLNGILTQTQKCCDHPYLVDPTLRESLKKNLLVDQLDAEISVSGKLQLLDKLLLKIKECGLRVIVLFQVA; from the exons ATGAACGAAGACAAATCTTTTTCGAATCTTTCAATGTCAGAGAAAAGAAAGAGGCTTATGGCGATGGTGGATACGAGGAAAAATTCAAAGAGGAAAAAGCTTGAGATGCCTTACATGCTTGAAAAGGGGGAAAAGACAAATAGCAAGAAACCCATCAATGGAGGTACTAAAATGACGAAATCAAACTCAAGCACATTAAAAAAAAAGCTCCAAAATAGCAGGCGGAAAGTGAAGAAGACGAAGAAGGTATCTCAAGTAGGTGATCATAATCATGTTGCTGCATCTGCATCTGATGCTTCAAATGAGCGCAAGTTTAATTCATCTGAAATCGAAGAATATTGGGTCCCAGTTCATCTTTCTCATACGCAAATGGAACAATATTGTTCCTTGTTAAATTCCAACTTTGAGTCACTTTCATCATCTTTAAGGGACAATTCTTCGCTCAATGGCATTCTCACACAAACCCAAAAG TGCTGTGATCACCCGTATCTTGTGGACCCCACTTTACGTGAATCGTTGAAAAAAAATCTTCTCGTTGACCAATTGGATGCTGAAATCAGTGTGAGCGGGAAACTACAGCTTCTTGACAAGCTTTTGTTAAAGATTAAAGAATGTGGTTTGAGAGTAATTGTTCTATTTCAGGTAGCCTAA
- the LOC111915235 gene encoding uncharacterized protein LOC111915235, translating to MDDLVDELSSLLNKNGDTECLKGSMISKAQIHKGVYSKNMLLLGESEAHMKESCSYLIENGALLFWTNLLKETPWENSCSRLSRRVQKSFRHEPENESDLENFQINTTITPPSVRTRVRSKRRVCTQVEQSTSSAAECTNNQPQPQQPQNPPVVPSVSDQSCNDAPLETELENIKKEREKIKKLHEEKKSMLISECEKEILEVRKKYDGLIDESEMCLTKKMNVLEQYYDLVYANKVLADTLTRTCDDTFDEENCDKEIGVMRVLEIPASTLIQSVNRCTSTTSIPTLRAPAPHLRSSSSLFPSLPTLSTPQTQTELNNVDYQVNTEKLPVFQSSNLWPELLVEFDTFYDMGFPSLPFLDSN from the exons ATGGATGATTTGGTTGATGAGTTGTCATCTCTATTGAACAAGAATGGGGATACTGAATGTTTAAAAGGCTCGATGATATCAAAAGCACAGATTCACAAAGGAGTTTATTCTAAAAATATGTTGTTGTTGGGTGAAAGTGAAGCACACATGAAGGAAAGTTGTTCATACTTGATTGAAAATGGAGCACTTTTGTTTTGGACGAATTTGTTAAAAGAAACTCCATGGGAGAATTCATGTAGCAGGTTATCTCGAAGGGTACAAAAGTCATTTCGACATGAACCTGAAAACGAAAGTGATTTGGAAAATTTTCAGATCAATACAACAATTACTCCTCCTTCTGTGAGAACAAGGGTGAGAAGTAAAAGAAGAGTGTGTACTCAAGTCGAGCAAAGTACAAGTTCTGCTGCAGAATGTACAAACAATCAACCTCAACCTCAACAACCACAAAATCCGCCTGTAGTACCATCGGTTTCCGATCAATCTTGTAACGATGCCCCTTTAGAAACGGAattagaaaacatcaagaaagagCGAGAAAAAATCAAGAAATTACATGAAGAAAAG AAATCGATGCTAATTTCTGAATGTGAAAAGGAGATTTTAGAGGTACGGAAGAAGTACGATGGATTAATTGATGAATCTGAGATGTGTTTAACGAAGAAGATGAATGTTCTTGAACAATATTATGATCTTGTGTATGCGAATAAAGTATTGGCTGACACTTTGACACGTACATGTGATGATACTTTTGATGAAGAGAACTGTGATAAAG AAATTGGTGTGATGAGAGTTCTTGAAATCCCTGCATCAACTCTTATACAATCAGTGAACCGATGTACAAGTACAACCAGCATTCCAACTTTACGTGCTCCAGCCCCTCATTTAAGGTCAAGTTCTTCATTGTTTCCATCATTGCCCACTTTGTCAACTCCCCAAACACAAACAGAATTGAACAATGTGGATTATCAAGTAAACACTGAAAAGCTTCCTGTGTTTCAATCTTCAAACTTATGGCCTGAGTTGCTTGTGGAATTTGACACTTTTTATGATATGGGTTTTCCAAGTTTGCCATTTTTGGATTCAAATTAG
- the LOC128127443 gene encoding uncharacterized protein LOC128127443 encodes MLGSLDCTHVAWEKCPTAWRGQFTRGDIGEPTIILEAVASQDLWIWHAFFGVAGSNSDLNVLGQSPLFNDIWTGKAPYMTFTVNGHAYKYGYYLSDGIYPDYSTLMKAYSVPRSEKAKLFTKKQESARKDIERAFGVLKQTWHVVKYATRLWDKERIKRMVLACIIMHNMIIENEGRAICTYDPNDVVVPIEEFVPGTNAFLERVVEIHNNETCFNLREDVAEHLYQHSMNDD; translated from the coding sequence ATGCTTGGCAGTCTAGATTGTACGCATGTGGCTTGGGAAAAATGTCCAACTGCATGGCGTGGTCAGTTCACTCGAGGAGATATAGGTGAACCAACTATCATCCTAGAAGCTGTTGCATCTCAAGATTTGTGGATATGGCATGCCTTTTTTGGAGTAGCGGGGTCCAACAGCGACCTTAATGTTCTTGGTCAGTCTCCACTTTTCAACGATATTTGGACCGGCAAAGCACCTTATATGACGTTCACGGTAAACGGGCACGCGTACAAATATGGTTACTACCTTAGTGATGGGATATACCCGGATTATTCTACATTGATGAAGGCATACTCAGTTCCTCGAAGTGAAAAAGCAAAATTGTTTACAAAAAAACAGGAATCAGCGAGAAAGGATATCGAGAGGGCATTTGGAGTCCTTAAGCAAACATGGCATGTAGTGAAATATGCTACACGACTTTGGGATAAAGAAAGAATTAAGCGAATGGTCCTAGCATGTATTAtaatgcataatatgattattgaaAATGAAGGTCGAGCGATTTGCACGTATGATCCGAACGAcgttgtcgttccaattgaggagTTCGTACCCGGAACGAATGCTTTTTTGGAGCGAGTTGTCGAAATCCATAACAATGAAACGTGTTTCAATCTTCGAGAAGATGTCGCGGAACATTTGTACCAACATAGCATGAACGACGATTAG
- the LOC128127444 gene encoding uncharacterized protein LOC128127444 translates to MEFLKSFDSDDDVEFVETFFNVVQHVHAEESSNAARTRTVVNRDRQAAHDLLVRDYFADNCLYNDDSFERRFRLNKAIFLRISNALESRYDFFKQKPDARGRMGFSSIQKCAAALRYLGYGIAFDASDEYLKISERTAVECVDWFSACVYEVFH, encoded by the coding sequence ATggaatttttaaaaagttttgacTCGGATGACGACGTAGAATTTGTCGAGACATTCTTCAATGTTGTGCAACACGTTCACGCCGAAGAAAGTTCGAATGCAGCGCGTACAAGGACGGTCGTCAATCGTGATCGCCAAGCCGCACACGACTTATTGGTACGTGATTATTTTGCCGATAATTGTCTTTATAATGACGACTCGTTCGAACGTCGTTTTCGTCTGAATAAGGCTATATTTTTACGTATTAGTAATGCTTTAGAATCTCGTTatgattttttcaaacaaaaacccgACGCTAGAGGAAGAATGGGTTTTAGTAGTATACAAAAATGTGCGGCTGCTCTTAGGTATTTGGGATACGGTATAGCATTTGATGCATCTGACGAATACTTGAAAATATCTGAGAGGACCGCGGTTGAATGTGTAGATTGGTTTTCTGCATGTGTTTATGAGGTTTTTCACTAA
- the LOC111915214 gene encoding protein NUCLEAR FUSION DEFECTIVE 6, mitochondrial isoform X1: protein MATAAAAARSAFRSTSLRNVAARAASQPKAAPSAFRIPSRNSLSQRIFRCPVEMSACLESMQPFHTATASALMTSMLTLSQNGYGWLPEACNNDA from the exons ATGGCGACTGCAGCGGCCGCAGCTCGATCTGCTTTCCGATCAACTTCTCTCCGTAACGTGGCGGCGAGGGCAGCATCCCAGCCCAAAGCTGCGCCCTCTGCGTTTCGCATCCCTAGTCGGAATTCTCTATCTCAACGCATTTTCCG TTGTCCAGTAGAAATGAGTGCTTGTTTGGAGTCAATGCAACCTTTCCACACTGCTACTGCTTCGGCCTTGATGACATCCATGCTTACCCTTTCTCAAAACGGCTATGGTTGGCTCCCCGAAG CTTGCAACAATGATGCATGA
- the LOC111915214 gene encoding protein NUCLEAR FUSION DEFECTIVE 6, mitochondrial isoform X2 — protein MATAAAAARSAFRSTSLRNVAARAASQPKAAPSAFRIPSRNSLSQRIFRCPVEMSACLESMQPFHTATASALMTSMLTLSQNGYGWLPEGVDKTR, from the exons ATGGCGACTGCAGCGGCCGCAGCTCGATCTGCTTTCCGATCAACTTCTCTCCGTAACGTGGCGGCGAGGGCAGCATCCCAGCCCAAAGCTGCGCCCTCTGCGTTTCGCATCCCTAGTCGGAATTCTCTATCTCAACGCATTTTCCG TTGTCCAGTAGAAATGAGTGCTTGTTTGGAGTCAATGCAACCTTTCCACACTGCTACTGCTTCGGCCTTGATGACATCCATGCTTACCCTTTCTCAAAACGGCTATGGTTGGCTCCCCGAAG GCGTTGACAAGACGAGATGA
- the LOC111915213 gene encoding isocitrate dehydrogenase [NAD] catalytic subunit 5, mitochondrial, whose amino-acid sequence MAFQIAKRLLRSRATNEVFTMSRSPSLGLFSSIDRNYSSSSNLIRATLFPGDGIGPEIAESVKQVFTAADVPIEWEEHFVGTEVDPRTQSFVTWESLESVRQNKVGLKGPMATPIGKGHRSLNLTLRKELNLYANVRPCYSLPGYKTRYDDVNLVTIRENTEGEYSGLEHQVVRGVVESLKIITRQASLRVAEYAFYYAKAHGRERVSAVHKANIMQMSDGLFLKCCREVAEKYPEIKYEEVVIDNCCMMLVKNPTLFDVLVMPNLYGDIISDLCAGLIGGLGLTPSLNIGEGGIALAEAVHGSAPDIAGKNLANPTALLLSAVSMLHHLDLNEKADQIQEAVLKTIAEGKYRTGDLGGSSTTTDFTKAIIDHL is encoded by the exons ATGGCTTTTCAAATTGCGAAACGCCTCCTTCGCAGCCGCGCAACAAATGAAGTCTTCACGATGTCGAGAAGCCCTAGCTTAGGACTTTTCTCATCGATCGATCGGAACTATTCTTCCAGCTCCAATCTGATCCGCGCCACTCTCTTCCCCGGCGACGGTATCGGTCCCGAGATCGCCGAATCCGTGAAACAG GTATTCACAGCTGCAGATGTCCCAATCGAATGGGAAGAGCATTTCGTGGGGACAGAAGTTGATCCAAGAACTCAAAGTTTTGTTACATGGGAAAGTCTAGAATCAGTAAGACAAAACAAAGTGGGGTTAAAAGGACCAATGGCTACACCAATTGGTAAAGGTCATCGTTCATTAAACCTCACCCTAAGAAAAGAACTCAACTTATATGCCAATGTTAGACCATGCTACAGTCTACCTGGTTACAAGACTCGTTATGATGATGTAAATCTTGTCACTATTCGTGAAAACACAGAAGGAGAATACAGTGGTCTTGAACATCAA GTGGTGAGAGGAGTTGTTGAAAGTCTTAAAATCATCACACGTCAAGCAAGTTTAAGGGTGGCTGAATATGCTTTTTATTATGCTAAAGCCCATGGAAGGGAGAGAGTATCTGCTGTACACAAAGCTAACATCATGCAGATGTCTGATGGTCTGTTCTTGAAG TGTTGTCGTGAAGTTGCTGAGAAATACCCTGAGATTAAATACGAGGAAGTTGTCATTGACAATTGTTGTATGATG CTAGTGAAGAATCCAACACTGTTTGATGTTTTAGTGATGCCAAATCTTTATGGTGACATCATAAGTGATCTTTGTGCTGGGCTAattggaggattagggttaacaCCAAGTTTGAACATTGGAGAGGGTGGTATTGCTCTTGCTGAGGCTGTTCATGGTTCAGCTCCTGATATTGCTGGAAAG AATTTGGCAAACCCAACTGCATTGTTACTGAGTGCTGTGTCGATGCTTCACCATTTGGATCTGAATGAAAAAGCTGATCAGATTCAGGAGGCTGTCTTGAAAACAATTGCAGAAGGGAAGTACAGGACTGGTGATCTTGGGGGATCATCAACAACCACTGACTTCACTAAAGCTATCATTGAtcatctttga